The proteins below are encoded in one region of Brassica napus cultivar Da-Ae chromosome A6, Da-Ae, whole genome shotgun sequence:
- the LOC106397619 gene encoding uncharacterized protein LOC106397619: MLPHSYTVDSLSLSQDLASTILAASTPSAISAACSSVESFLHSHTPDQCRHFFSITFPSLICKIFGFGDATAPSPAQSSSPPNGWIDVITAGNDSDLSGRVFSLLSPSGILMSSIFAVDKLSLVKYVFPTERLPEYARFMLSSEKDRTALSNLCPFLKGKIEEGASCEVRVNVFEYYMFWLSYYPVCRGNNESSSMNMIPIPKKKMSRLESWTRIKGFPGSSKRDSDQKVECNLYVKILYSYLKAFVPVFYLNAHQPYRSSLLQYGNGFDGSLMARAEFLVSLFVHYWIVENDFSPFPVVTAKSFGVAPPPTCGLEEVVKLLVKYLNLSWVTCGVGSENYIEHGESPRWKTPTSRSSSHVANLSLRPLTSWNSHLQRPLYRYILRSFLFCPIGSSIKNASQVFSIWVAYLEPWMISLDDFSDLEAALNGSIKDAKKEESYESRGCGYTSLWQSYVISNYLYYSSLVMHFIGFAHKFLHTDPETITQMVLKVMSILTSSKDLLVLMKNIDKAFHSKQTGPGNSTVNELSRFVPSIREQLKDWEDGLCESNADGSFLHENWNKDLKLFNDCEDGGQQLLQLFILRAEAELQAVPEKNLSEALKCVDSLNQVVSNFFGGHVIKPIAFSLEMDHPQKNRDELFKPRGARNQMASSVKYKGDWMTRPVSEDEVAWMAKLLINISIWLNERLALNQPVTNNDKKENSESVSYVDVSEVDARNVTGAGDAGRMILRGVVMVCSSVLQLMRKYGVRVNLRVMASKKFLTLLFLYVVFVVLKRFVTRMIW, encoded by the exons ATGCTTCCGCACTCGTACACCGTCGATTCACTCTCGCTATCGCAAGACCTCGCATCAACCATACTCGCAGCTTCGACGCCGTCGGCTATCTCCGCGGCTTGCTCTTCCGTGGAATCGTTTCTTCACTCGCATACGCCTGATCAGTGCCGCCATTTCTTCTCCATCACCTTCCCGAGCTTAATCTGCAAGATCTTCGGCTTCGGCGACGCAACCGCTCCATCTCCGGCTCAATCGTCTTCCCCGCCGAACGGTTGGATCGATGTAATCACGGCGGGTAACGATTCAGATCTATCGGGAAGAGTGTTCTCTCTCTTATCCCCTAGTGGAATACTCATGAGCTCAATCTTTGCCGTCGACAAGTTATCTCTCGTTAAATACGTTTTCCCTACCGAACGTTTACCTGAGTACGCTCGGTTCATGCTATCAAGCGAGAAAGATCGAACCGCGTTATCTAATTTGTGCCCCTTTCTGAAAGGTAAAATCGAGGAAGGTGCATCGTGTGAAGTTCGGGTCAATGTTTTCGAGTATTACATGTTTTGGCTCTCCTATTATCCCGTTTGTAGAGGAAACAACGAGAGTTCGTCTATGAATATGATTCCCATTCCAAAGAAAAAGATGTCTAGGTTAGAGAGCTGGACGCGTATCAAAGGCTTTCCAGGGAGTAGCAAGCGTGATTCAGATCAGAAGGTGGAGTGTAATCTCTACGTGAAGATTCTTTACTCCTATCTGAAAGCGTTTGTTCCTGTTTTTTATTTGAACGCGCACCAGCCTTATCGTAGCTCTCTTTTGCAATACGGAAATGGATTTGATGGGTCTTTAATGGCGAGAGCTGAGTTCTTGGTGAGTCTGTTTGTTCACTATTGGATTGTTGAGAATGACTTTTCACCGTTTCCTGTTGTTACGGCTAAGTCTTTTGGTGTTGCGCCTCCGCCTACTTGTGGGTTGGAAGAAGTTGTGAAGTTGCTTGTCAAGTATCTGAATTTGAGCTGGGTTACATGTGGTGTTGGTAGTGAAAACTATATTGAGCATGGCGAGAGTCCACGGTGGAAGACACCTACTTCAAGATCATCATCCCATGTCGCTAATTTGAGCCTCAGGCCACTCACTTCCTGGAATAGCCATTTACAGAGGCCTCTTTATCGGTATATATTGAGGAGTTTCTTGTTCTGCCCCATTGGGAGTTCTATTAAGAATGCATCTCAGGTGTTCTCTATATGGGTTGCGTACCTGGAACCATGGATGATCAGTTTGGATGATTTCTCAGATCTCGAAGCTGCTTTAAATGGATCTATAAAAGATGCTAAAAAGGAAGAGTCTTATGAATCACGTGGTTGTGGATACACGTCTTTGTGGCAGAGCTATGTGATATCAAATTATCTCTACTACAGTTCTCTGGTTATGCATTTTATTGGCTTTGCGCACAAGTTCCTTCACACAGATCCAGAAACAATAACTCAGATGGTTCTGAAG GTGATGAGTATATTGACATCGTCCAAAGATCTTTTGGTTCTGATGAAGAATATTGACAAAGCCTTTCACTCTAAACAAACTGGACCAGGAAATTCAACAGTGAACGAGCTCTCTAGATTTGTTCCTTCTATCCGTGAGCAGTTGAAG GACTGGGAAGATGGGCTGTGCGAGAGCAATGCTGATGGGTCATTCTTGCATGAAAACTGGAACAAGGACCTGAAACTCTTTAATGATTGCGAAGATGGCGGGCAACAACTGCTTCAG CTATTCATTCTGCGCGCAGAAGCCGAACTGCAAGCTGTGCCAGAGAAAAACCTCTCGGAAGCCCTAAAATGCGTAGATTCACTAAATCAAGTGGTGTCTAACTTCTTTGGCGGGCATGTCATAAAACCAATCGCTTTTTCCTTAGAGATGGACCATCCCCAAAAAAACCGCGATGAGCTCTTCAAGCCACGCGGTGCTAGGAACCAAATGGCAAGCAGTGTGAAGTACAAAGGAGACTGGATGACCCGTCCCGTGTCAGAAGACGAGGTTGCATGGATGGCTAAGCTACTAATCAACATCTCCATCTGGCTCAACGAACGTCTCGCGCTAAACCAACCTGTGACCAACAATGACAAGAAGGAGAATTCAGAGTCGGTGTCGTATGTAGACGTATCTGAGGTGGATGCGAGGAACGTTACTGGAGCTGGAGATGCGGGGAGGATGATACTGCGAGGGGTGGTGATGGTGTGTAGTTCGGTGTTGCAGCTGATGAGAAAATATGGTGTTCGAGTCAACCTCCGGGTCATGGCGTCCAAGAAGTTTCTAACGCTTTTATTTCTATATGTCGTGTTTGTTGTACTCAAAAGGTTTGTCACTAGGATGATTTGGTAG
- the LOC106398599 gene encoding uncharacterized protein LOC106398599 → MVWFKEEIPRCSFITWMAMLSRLPTRDRLASWGLAVPLQCVLCSTEFESHPHLFFGCPYVGAVWSRFCGHVIASPPLSFQEAAVILSNHQVVSSASLLAVIKLLLQCIIYCVWRERNSRIFRRESSSEAAVAARVDRLVRDRLISIPPPSDAAPSPLLVYFRIPPPDP, encoded by the coding sequence ATGGTCTGGTTCAAGGAGGAGATTCCTAGATGCTCCTTCATTACTTGGATGGCTATGCTATCAAGGTTACCAACAAGAGACAGGCTTGCTTCTTGGGGTCTTGCTGTTCCCTTGCAGTGTGTTCTATGCTCTACGGAGTTTGAATCTCATCCGCACCTTTTCTTCGGATGTCCTTATGTTGGTGCGGTCTGGTCACGTTTCTGTGGTCATGTCATTGCCTCACCACCACTGTCGTTTCAGGAAGCTGCTGTTATTCTTTCTAATCACCAGGTGGTTTCTTCTGCGTCTCTTCTTGCGGTGATTAAGCTGCTGCTGCAATGCATTATCTACTGCGTTTGGAGGGAGAGGAACTCTCGAATCTTCCGGCGAGAGTCGTCGTCTGAAGCTGCTGTTGCTGCTCGTGTAGATCGCCTGGTACGTGACCGCCTCATCTCCATCCCGCCGCCTTCTGATGCAGCTCCTTCTCCCCTCCTGGTGTACTTCCGCATTCCACCGCCTGACCCCTAG